Proteins found in one Nostoc sp. NIES-3756 genomic segment:
- a CDS encoding 4-amino-4-deoxy-L-arabinose transferase, which translates to MAGLILLSLAILWGIFHNSERDWRSSVLSAAVCWGVIVTFTTEILSIFRLITFGWVLALWLLINLALGWIYYRLIKLGKRSLKLPTIPKITPVSLVLLAGVAFIVGTVTIIAIVAPPNNWDSMTYHMARVVHWIQNRSLAHYPTYYSAQLVHPPFAEIAILHLQILSGGDRFANLVQVFSMIGSIIGSSLIAQQLGADRRGQIFATVFCATLPMGILQSSSTQNDYVVCFWLVCLAHFVLLTLPYKNPPTYLVLNIGVSFGLAIFTKSSGYIFAFPFMVWLFVWYVNQMRWKMWKPAAMVAAIFFSLNIGHYLRNFDLYRNPIATAEYSVEYKIEIYSLPTFISNIIRNLSLHNDIVRHLGLQGFITPFTGIITKLVTIIHGFLGVDMTDSRITHPPNSYHGVPGLSFDENVAGNPLHLLLILIAIAIFIFYGKLRSNKKILAYILSITTGFLLLCWMLKLQPYQSRHHLSLFVLSGAFVGTVFCKILNRYVITFLAVIFLVTSIQFVFNNKYRPITTQNNIFNTSRNELYFTNRPQLIKPFFEATDFIKTTNCADIGLSLGAEKTPSAQYWEYPIWILLKNNTNQVTKFGHILNPANLSAFKSQVYPYSQFNPCVILAIRRGKEAPVEKINFKDKIYVKKWALNPITVLLLN; encoded by the coding sequence ATGGCTGGACTGATATTACTATCTTTAGCTATTCTTTGGGGAATTTTTCACAATTCTGAGCGAGATTGGCGTAGTTCTGTCTTATCAGCAGCAGTCTGTTGGGGGGTAATAGTAACTTTTACTACAGAGATTTTAAGCATCTTCAGGCTAATAACATTTGGCTGGGTGCTAGCTTTGTGGCTATTGATTAATCTTGCCTTGGGATGGATTTACTACCGTCTGATTAAATTAGGCAAGCGATCGCTTAAATTACCAACCATACCCAAAATTACTCCAGTTTCACTAGTATTATTAGCTGGAGTAGCTTTTATTGTTGGTACTGTCACTATAATTGCGATCGTTGCACCGCCAAATAATTGGGATTCTATGACTTATCACATGGCGCGTGTCGTGCATTGGATACAAAATCGTAGTCTTGCTCATTATCCTACCTACTACTCTGCCCAATTAGTCCATCCACCTTTTGCAGAAATTGCCATTTTACATCTTCAGATTCTTAGTGGTGGAGATAGGTTTGCTAATTTAGTGCAAGTGTTTAGCATGATTGGTAGTATTATCGGTTCATCCTTAATTGCCCAACAATTAGGTGCAGACAGACGCGGACAGATTTTTGCTACTGTTTTCTGCGCAACTCTACCAATGGGTATTCTTCAGAGTTCTAGTACACAAAATGATTATGTAGTTTGCTTTTGGCTAGTTTGTTTAGCCCATTTTGTCCTATTAACTTTACCCTACAAAAATCCACCCACATACTTAGTTTTAAACATTGGTGTAAGTTTTGGATTAGCAATTTTCACTAAAAGTTCTGGCTATATTTTTGCTTTTCCTTTCATGGTTTGGCTTTTTGTTTGGTACGTCAACCAGATGCGGTGGAAAATGTGGAAACCAGCAGCTATGGTTGCAGCTATCTTCTTTAGCTTAAATATCGGTCATTATTTACGTAATTTCGATTTATATCGTAATCCTATAGCAACAGCAGAATATTCTGTAGAATACAAAATAGAAATATATAGCCTGCCTACTTTCATTTCTAATATTATTAGAAATCTTTCACTTCATAATGATATAGTTAGGCACTTAGGCTTGCAAGGTTTCATCACACCATTTACAGGCATAATCACAAAACTAGTTACTATAATTCATGGCTTTTTAGGTGTAGATATGACCGACTCTCGTATCACACACCCGCCAAATTCATATCATGGTGTACCAGGACTGTCTTTTGATGAAAACGTTGCTGGTAATCCCTTACATTTATTATTGATTTTAATTGCTATAGCTATTTTTATCTTTTACGGAAAGCTAAGAAGTAATAAAAAAATACTTGCTTATATCTTATCTATCACTACTGGATTTTTGTTGTTATGTTGGATGCTAAAATTGCAACCATATCAAAGTCGTCATCATCTTTCATTATTCGTACTTTCTGGTGCTTTTGTTGGCACAGTTTTTTGCAAGATTTTGAATCGCTATGTAATTACTTTTTTAGCGGTAATATTTTTGGTTACATCAATACAGTTTGTATTTAACAATAAGTATCGACCCATTACTACACAAAATAATATTTTTAATACAAGTAGAAATGAACTTTATTTTACCAATCGTCCTCAATTAATTAAACCTTTTTTTGAAGCGACTGACTTTATCAAAACTACGAATTGTGCAGATATTGGGTTATCTTTAGGAGCAGAAAAAACTCCATCCGCCCAATATTGGGAGTATCCAATTTGGATTTTATTAAAAAATAATACTAATCAAGTGACTAAATTTGGACACATTTTGAACCCTGCTAATTTGTCCGCATTTAAATCTCAAGTATACCCTTATAGTCAATTTAACCCTTGTGTTATTCTGGCTATCAGAAGAGGTAAAGAGGCCCCAGTAGAAAAAATAAATTTTAAAGATAAAATCTATGTAAAAAAATGGGCATTAAACCCAATTACTGTATTACTACTAAATTAA
- a CDS encoding TVP38/TMEM64 family protein, producing the protein MLNAKTSFAILMAVCLIATAVTGYLLGGINPELIQSWLKAAGIWAPITYVAIYVIATILILPSTALNLTGGAIFGVWMGTFWTSVGAIIAAIAAFIFARTVGREIVAQKLAGRWQAIDAEVRQGAIFYMFAIRLMPILPYGLVNFAAGLTSISFKDYLIGTALGTVPGILPFVLLGSSGFKAIRSGEILPVVGALALIGLLVGGSTWYRRRRSFPSRKKP; encoded by the coding sequence ATGCTGAATGCTAAAACTAGTTTTGCTATACTGATGGCTGTGTGTTTGATAGCTACCGCAGTGACAGGATATTTACTGGGAGGGATTAATCCCGAACTGATTCAATCCTGGTTAAAAGCTGCGGGGATTTGGGCCCCTATCACTTATGTCGCTATATATGTAATAGCAACGATTTTGATTTTGCCATCAACAGCACTCAACTTAACAGGCGGAGCCATTTTTGGCGTTTGGATGGGGACATTTTGGACAAGTGTAGGAGCAATTATAGCGGCGATCGCTGCTTTTATATTTGCGCGGACAGTAGGGCGTGAAATTGTTGCTCAAAAACTAGCGGGACGTTGGCAAGCCATCGATGCGGAAGTTAGACAGGGAGCGATCTTCTATATGTTTGCTATCCGCCTGATGCCCATCTTGCCCTATGGGTTAGTTAATTTTGCTGCTGGTTTGACATCAATTAGCTTTAAAGATTACCTCATTGGCACAGCTTTAGGGACAGTACCTGGAATCTTGCCGTTTGTCCTATTGGGGAGTTCTGGCTTCAAAGCCATCCGTTCTGGTGAAATCTTACCAGTAGTAGGTGCTTTGGCTTTGATTGGACTTCTAGTTGGTGGTTCAACTTGGTATCGTCGTCGTCGCTCTTTTCCATCTCGTAAAAAACCTTAA
- a CDS encoding glycosyltransferase family 2 protein, with the protein MPPKYSFIVPIYNEEETIEEMYRRISQVMNQMDGSVELCLVNDGSRDRSLKMMRELHQKDPRIVYLSLARNFGHQIAVTAGLNHVRGQVVVILDADLQDPPELIAQMVELWQQGYHIVYAQRIKRRKESWFKRFTAYAFYRILKQLADVDIPTDTGDFCLLDRQVVDVLNAMPERNRYIRGLRSWVGFNQTAVRFERDPRFAGDVKYTFRKSFALAINGIVSFSKVPLRLSTYLGLLAAIVSLLMCLLVLYWRIFTPHSPLTGITIVLIAIFFLGAVQLVSIGILGEYIGRIYEEVKQRPLYTLSEVSGFEQPYPDVPQTLNIPSSSSN; encoded by the coding sequence ATGCCACCTAAATATTCTTTTATCGTCCCGATATACAACGAAGAAGAAACCATCGAAGAAATGTACCGCCGCATTTCTCAAGTGATGAATCAAATGGATGGTTCAGTCGAGTTGTGTTTGGTAAATGATGGTAGCCGCGATCGCTCTTTGAAAATGATGCGAGAATTACATCAAAAAGATCCTCGTATTGTTTACCTAAGTCTCGCCAGAAATTTTGGACATCAAATCGCCGTCACCGCAGGTTTGAATCATGTACGCGGACAGGTAGTAGTAATTCTCGATGCTGATTTACAAGACCCACCAGAATTGATTGCCCAAATGGTGGAACTGTGGCAACAAGGATATCACATTGTTTATGCCCAAAGAATCAAACGCCGCAAAGAAAGCTGGTTTAAACGCTTCACAGCCTATGCTTTTTATCGGATTCTCAAACAGTTGGCAGATGTAGACATTCCCACAGATACGGGCGATTTTTGCTTGTTAGATCGTCAAGTTGTAGATGTACTTAACGCCATGCCCGAACGAAATCGTTACATCCGGGGATTACGTTCTTGGGTTGGTTTTAATCAAACAGCCGTCAGATTTGAGCGTGATCCGCGTTTTGCAGGTGATGTTAAATATACATTCCGTAAGTCTTTCGCCTTGGCAATTAATGGCATAGTATCTTTCTCAAAAGTGCCATTAAGGTTGTCAACTTATTTAGGCTTGTTAGCGGCTATAGTTTCGCTGCTGATGTGTTTGCTAGTTTTATATTGGCGGATTTTTACTCCCCATTCTCCCCTCACAGGAATCACCATTGTTTTAATAGCTATCTTCTTTTTAGGCGCAGTGCAATTAGTCAGTATTGGGATTTTGGGTGAGTATATCGGGCGGATTTATGAAGAAGTTAAACAAAGACCACTTTATACATTATCGGAAGTGAGCGGTTTTGAGCAGCCATATCCAGATGTTCCGCAAACATTAAATATTCCCTCATCCTCATCAAATTAG
- a CDS encoding ribose-phosphate pyrophosphokinase, whose translation MNAHRGSAVLSSATFKLQPTATGLTENHRLRLFSGSSNVQLSQEVARYLGMDLGPMIRKRFADGELYVQIQESIRGCDVYLIQPCCQPVNDHLMELLIMVDACRRASARQVTAVIPYYGYARADRKTAGRESITAKLVANLITQAGANRVLAMDLHAAQIQGYFDIPFDHVYGSPVILDYLASKQLHDLVVVSPDVGGVARARAFAKKLNDAPLAIIDKRRQAHNVAEVLNVIGDVKGKTAVLVDDMIDTGGTIAAGAKLLREEGARQVYACATHAVFSPPAVERLSSGVFEEVIVTNTIPIPESDRFPQLVVLSVANLLGETIWRIHEDTSVSSMFR comes from the coding sequence ATGAATGCACATCGAGGATCTGCTGTGCTCAGTTCTGCAACTTTTAAACTGCAGCCAACTGCAACAGGACTGACTGAAAATCATCGCCTGCGGCTGTTTTCTGGCTCTTCTAACGTCCAACTTTCTCAAGAAGTAGCTCGTTACCTGGGTATGGACTTAGGCCCCATGATTCGCAAAAGATTTGCGGATGGGGAACTGTACGTTCAAATTCAGGAATCGATCAGGGGTTGTGATGTCTACCTCATCCAACCATGCTGTCAACCAGTTAACGATCACTTAATGGAATTACTAATTATGGTTGATGCCTGTAGGCGTGCTTCTGCACGGCAGGTAACAGCAGTAATTCCTTATTATGGTTATGCTCGTGCTGACCGCAAAACCGCAGGGAGAGAATCAATTACTGCCAAGTTGGTTGCTAACCTCATTACTCAAGCTGGTGCTAACCGCGTCTTGGCAATGGATTTACACGCTGCTCAAATTCAGGGATATTTCGATATTCCTTTTGATCATGTTTACGGTTCGCCAGTCATTCTAGACTATTTAGCAAGTAAACAACTGCATGATCTTGTTGTTGTTTCACCGGATGTTGGTGGTGTAGCGCGAGCAAGAGCATTTGCCAAAAAGCTTAATGATGCCCCACTAGCCATTATTGACAAACGCCGTCAGGCACACAACGTTGCCGAAGTATTAAATGTAATTGGTGATGTCAAGGGCAAAACCGCAGTTTTGGTTGATGACATGATCGATACTGGTGGTACAATTGCCGCCGGCGCTAAGTTGTTGCGTGAAGAAGGGGCGCGTCAAGTATATGCTTGTGCTACCCATGCAGTTTTCTCTCCTCCTGCCGTTGAACGCTTGTCCAGTGGCGTGTTTGAGGAAGTAATTGTCACTAATACAATACCCATACCAGAAAGTGATCGCTTTCCCCAACTAGTAGTGTTATCAGTCGCTAACTTACTAGGAGAAACCATCTGGCGGATTCATGAAGATACATCTGTAAGTAGTATGTTCCGTTAG